The Nymphaea colorata isolate Beijing-Zhang1983 chromosome 11, ASM883128v2, whole genome shotgun sequence genome includes the window AGTCACCTATATGCCGAGAAAGTATGATAAATCTCCCTAGTCTTTGACTGAAAAGGATGCTCGAAGTTTGTCGAGATTTTGATTTATTAATCCAATGGATCATTCACTGACAATAgcatcatcaacataaactaaaaGGTATATCTTTTCATGTcctttgttaaaaataaaaaagatgcatCCGATTGAGATACCTGCAATCTAATGGTGCTGAGAAAGGTGCTAAGACCTTTGGATCATCAAACCCCTTTGGTTGAGTGATATAAATATCTTCATTGACAAAGCCATTTGGAAATGCATTAGCAAGTGGCATGTGTGTTGCACAACGATCGAGCAACTAGGCACCTTGTACCTAGAAATGGAACCGTtaaacattttgtttaaaaattgtAGGTCCATTTAGTATCAGTGATATTATTCTCTGGGCATCATGGTACTAGAATCCAAGTGTGATTCTTATGCAGTGCATGTATTTGTTGTTGCATAGCTTTAATCTAGTGAGTGATGATGCTGGCTTTCTTGAACGTAATGGTTCATGTTCAAGATCCATTTCTATTGGAGCAGAAAATATCTTTGGTTTGAAAGAACCTGTCATGTAGTGGGTGATCATTTGGTGCAAGTAAGTTGGTGGCCGACTAGAAGCTATGGTGGTGTCATGACTTTGTAGTTCACTTGTGGTGGACACTTGAAGATCTGGATCAGCAGTACTATGAGGCTCGAATGGAGGAAGTTATGACACTGAATCGTTTTCTGACTAAGTATGGATGGCCTCAGGCTGAACAACACTTGATGAAGCTTGCCACTCTATATTATTGAGTGGTGGAATAATGATGGTCGCTGGATTTGAGCCTTTGGTTGGATCTAGTCCTGCAAAGTTTGGATTTGCTATATCATATTAATAGTAGGTAAATAAAATTGATGTAGCCAATATTTAAGTTATCCTCTTAGAATGAGACATCACGGAAGTTGCTGGAGCCTCTAGAATGCTCATAAAAAGTGATGTGACTAGAAATTATCACTTGCCTTGACTTCTGGTCTAGACACATATTTCCTTTGTGTTGACTCTCATatccaataaaaacacaaggAGTGGTCTATGGTTGAAACTTGGTGTCATTGCTTAACGTCAATAATGGATAGCACTTGGATCTAGAAACCCGAAGAAATCCATAGTCGGGAACTTGATTGTACATTATTTGAGAAGGTGATTTCCGATGTAGTTGGAAAGTGGGCAGCTGGTTAATTATATAAATGGCCGTTCGATGACATGCCAATTCTTTTTTCTATAATCTCGTTTTGTTCGGGTCTACATGGGCATGAAAATCAGTACTGACTTTCCAATTCATTCTCAAAGTTTTATTGTAAAACTCCCCACCAATGTCCAATTGAAGTGATTTGATGGTGGTTCCAAACTGTTTTTCCATAAATAAGTTTGAAATTGACAAAGCACAAGTGTACTTCCCCTTTACTTTTCAATGGAATAGCCAAGTAAAGTGGAAATAATTGTCAACAatcaataagaaatacttagaaccATCTCTTTACACCAAGGGCTGGTCCCCAACATCCATGTGAAGAAGATCTGGAGTTCTAGCAGCATGAAAAAAGACAAAGCTAAAAGTAAGTTATGTGCCTTTCCGTTAAACAGCCTTCACACATCTTTTTGGAATAGGGCTATTTATTGAAATATGATTAAGAGAATTAAGCAAAGACACTGTGTTCCTATTAGCATGCCCCAGTCAGCAATGCCATTTGTCATATGACCCTCAAACTTTCTTTATTTGTCGAGCCACACAcaccttcttccttctttacGTCCTCATCAGTTTTAGTCCTTACTTGAACCGGGTAAAGGTCATCACTGgttttttgtcctcaaaaaaCACTGAGCCCGCCTTGTGGTCATTGATCACAAATTCAGATggagaaaattcaaaaatgcaATTATTATTAGATGTAAACTGgcacatgaaaataaaattgtaTGCAATCTTAGAGATATCTgatctatttttcaaaatgaaagatgTCCCTTGAATATTAACCAGCAAGTCCCTTATGTGAGAAATGGGTACATACAATTTCCAACCATTACAGATTTCGAACCCGAGTACGTCTGCTCGTTTTCCAAATGTTCATCACTAGCAACAACATCTAGTTCTCGGACAGATACCCCTGTATTTGGGTACCAATATTCATCTACATATTCCTGCAATATTATGGCTGAAAGAGCACAGAGATTAATATCCCAGCATGTCTTAGTTGTGTGGCTCTTATGGTCACAATATTGACACTCAATGGATGCCTTATATTGCTGATTCCAAACGTTGTTTGTTGATGGTTATTGGATTGATGCTGATTTCTACCTGGACCACCTCTTCCTTGATAAAATCCTCGACTGCGTCTACATCCATGACCTTCGTTGGTATTGAAGGCTGTCATAGTTTCTTGTTTCTCCATAGGCGATTCAACAACATCATGTTTCATAATTTGGAGACACATTTCTTACCCAACAATATATCGTAGATCTCAGCAACGGTGTGCATCTTTCCTGCTGACGTGACTAGGGAGGTGATTAGACTCTCATAATTCGATGAAAGTCTACTAGGCACAATTTGAACTAAATCTTCATTTGGCATGTGATAGCCAGCAACATCAAGTGAATCAActagaaatttaattttctgcaAGTAAGAAACCGTATCGGAATTAACTTTTCTTAATGAACATCATATCTCTTTTCAATAACATGATTTGCAGTGGGGACTAAGACTCCTAGGATTTTTCCAATGCAAACCAGGCTTCTCGCACTAAGCGAGCCCTGATTATTTGACCAAGAACAACTTGAGAGACAATGGCTTTAATCCAGCTTAAAGCCAATAGATCCATTTTCTCCATACAACAAACTTCAGTAGGTCTTGCGAGATCACAATGGATTCAAGTTGACTCCTCcacaacaaatatttttctctgttTAACTTCACATAGGCAAGGGTTGCAATTGTATTCCACTGCATTGATGATGACAACGCCATATGCTTGAGAGTCAAAAGCTCTAATACCATGAAACGATaaaggttgaaaaagaaaagaataacacAAGGTGATGATAAAGCCTCTTGTGTGATGACAATCAAGAGTAATCCTTAACCTATGTAATATGGTTTACAATATCAAATGCTACAACGGTAGGACATAATTACAAAATGTGGTAACAAGATAAGGAAGGCAATATACAATGGATTACAACagaattttaaaatgttaaaattccTTTCTCTTTAGTTGTGCTGGTCCACCACCCAATGATCTCTCCTTAACATCTTGAGCTGATTCAATCGCCCAGAAATCTCTTCTTGATAGCTAGAGAATCTTTCACAAGGAGGGCATTAAATTTTTGGGGTTACTGGTGTCAATGAACCTTACGAACCGAGTCAAGctccttgataaatttttgtGTTGAGTTTGAGCATGATTCATTGAGATCAACTcgatcgagctcgagctgagtaTTTTAGGTCTTGAGCCGACCTCGAGCTAGCTCTCAGCTCGTGTTCCTACTTTTAAGAAAACCCATTCTTGACAGCAATTTCACCATATGGCAAGCATTCTCAACCTTATAAAGGTTGGGTGTAGTTATCTTCAATCTAATCAACTTGAGTGGGGATACTGATCATGCTACATTGCAAGAAACTAAGAAAATAATgccaaggaagaaagaagattgCAAGAAGAGGAAACGTAAGTTAATGTGAAGGAAGAGAATAatccaaggaagaaagaagactGCATGAGGTGGAAACCTTAGTTAAGACAGGTTAAATATCATGTTCTgcgaagagaaagaaagaagatcatTGGTAGAGGAATGTCATCGTGTTGACGTAACGTTAAGGTGGTAGAAACATTAGCTAAGACAAGTCAATATCATAAGCGTGCTGCAATAAAAGGAAGAAGGTCATTACTATACATCAGCTAATGACAAAGCTGCAAGTAATGAAAAAGCTGGTACAATAGAAAGCGGACTCTTGCCATGTTCGTTAAAATGGGTAAATCTCAGCAGCCGTTCATCGGTAGTGAATGAAGGTAAATCACAACAgagtaagaaaagaaactatGAAATGTTTGAGTGATATGGAAAGTTTCACGTAAATGAAAAGCAACCTGCTCTTCAAAAAATAGAGTGATAGTGAATCCCTGGGATCTTGTATTAATCTATATTCAACCTCATAAAGGTTTGTTGGGATTCAAAATCGAGTTTGGGGCCTACGCCTGTGGTTCGGTGCGGTGCAAAccgattttaataaaaatatttaaaatgtataaatataatatataaatacatatttaaaatgaaaattaacatataaaaaataattgtatatatatatatatataaagagagataaaaaattGTTTCTTATGAAGCACCACCCCCATCGtccatttcatatatatatatatatatatatatatatatatatatatataaaaagagagataaaaaattGCTTCTTATTAAGCACCACCCCCATCGTCCACTTTATTGAAGGAATGAGTTGTAAAGTGAATCATAAGCTGCAACGCCTCCCTGATCTTTTTCCCAAAAATCTCAGGGACACCGTTCAGGAGCTCGGGTTACGAGGGAGGGAgatagtgtgtgtgtgagagtgaGTTTGATTGAcatcaggggcagagccaaggagGTGCTCCGCTGGGTAAAAAAGAGGCATAGTTTGTCTGATTAAGAGCCTGTAAAAAAGAGCAGGTCattgatttgatttatttgattttcatgtatTTGTGTTTTAAAGTGGTAAGCCACATCATCTAAATTAAAAGATGGGCGGCGAACTCAGAACCCTACAGGTAGGGGATGAGGGGCCTGAGGACCTCGCACCAAATGGTAGATTTGATAGGTATGATTCCCTTTTTGCCTGGAAAGCCAGACTACTACCTGATTAAAAGCTCACACCGAGGAAAGGGATTAGGACATCTATCATGAGAACAGACAAAATGGGAGTTTTTTTGTCGTGTAGACTGAACATGTTTTGATTGCCAAAAACTGAAATTATGAAAGCTACAAATTGTCTCATAGTCCAAATAATATCTTCGTAACCAACGTGACATCTGCATGTGGCAGATGCTTACCTCAATGAAGGCCCTATCTCAATGGCCATTGGTCCATCCCTGAACCAACGAAGCCAGAGCCGAATACGACGACCCTCCTTCTTCCACTGCCTTTCTTGCCATGTTCTTCgcctccttcatcttctccctCACCTTCTTCCCTTCCTCTCCTTCCATCAGGCTCCTCACTGCCTTCTCCAGTTCTTCTCCCTTGACCAGCTcacctccttcctcttctttcttgaGTCCCAAGCTCAGCCCCAAGTCATTGACCAGCTCGAAGGCGTTCATGCCCTGCTCGGCGTACAGCGGCCACGCGATCATCGGCACGCCGAACCACACGCTCTCCAGCGTCGAGTTCCACCCGCAGTGGGAAACGAATCCCCCGACGGCGGGGTGCGACAGAATGGCCACTTGCGGCGCCCACTTCGGCCACACTAGTCCCTTCTCCTTTGTCCGTCTCAAGAACCCCTCCGGCAGCACCTCGCTCGGGTCCACGTCCTTGGGCTCGGAGAACTGTGAAGCGCCCTTTGGCCGGATGCGCATCGACCACATGAACCTCTGCCCGCTTCCCTCGAGCCCTCGAGCGATCTCGGCGATCTGCTCCGCAGGGAACGCGCCCATGCTGCCGAAACAGAGGAAGACGACCGACGCCAGCGGCTGCCGGTCGAGCCACTTGATGCACTCGTGATCCGGAGACTCGGTTGCGGGTCCAAGACCGAGGAGGGGCCCGATCGGAAAATCGCGTGGTGTCCGGAGCCCGGGCTTGCAGAGCCCGTCCTTCAACGCCTTGATGGCTCTGGGCTGCAGCTCTCGGAAGGTGTTGACCAGCACGCCGTCCACCCTGGAGAAAAGTTCCGAGGCCCTCAAGAACCACTGGTGGGTCGGGTTGTTCTTCTCTCGCATCAGAGCCGGTATGGCAGAAGCAGGGAACGGGCATCGACCGGGACTCTCCAAGATCTCCTTCAGGTCTCTGAAATCACAGGCGTGCTTCCGGTGGAGCTCCGGCAAGTAGAGCAGGAAGGCGAGCATGGCAGCGCCGGAGGTATAGAGGACATAGGTGGGGATGCCGATTTCAGCCGGAACGTCTGAGACGCCAAGGCAGAGCACGTCAACGACGATAGCGCAAACGGTGGCGGCAGCAGAGATAGAGCCGAGGGCCTTTGATAAGGAGGACTTCTGTGACTCTATGTATTGCAGGGTCGGAATCAGGCCCCCCCCTTCTGGGGCGTCATCGGATGGTGTTGGTGGGAGCTCCACGAAGTCGATGTCGAGACCGGAGGCGGCGACGGCTTGGGCGTGGGTGGAGGCAGCGGCGGAGTTGAGCGGGGAGGCGGAAGGGGCGCTGATCTGGAGGATGGTAATCGAGAGAGTACTGCAGGAATGGCGGAGAATCTGCTTGGCGAGCTCGATCATGGCGACGATATGACCGGCGACTGGAGTGGGGAAGAGTACCACCTTCCTTGGCTTCATCCTCTCCGTCTctaccttctctctttctctcccgaTAGTAGATTGTTCCAGGTCCCTGCTGAGGGTCTCACTTTGGTCCGTTGGAAAACCTATAggagggtgaaatttcacccgttcACCGTTGTTCGCAAAAAACGCACATAAATTTCATCCGAAATTTAAAAATCGGTCCTCACAGGACCAACCTTTTGAAAATCGATCAATAAAAATAgatcaaagctggttatataaaGTTGGTTATATTAAGATAAAAAAAGTGCTACAAAGggcatgtttttttaaattacaagaGCATTCCCTTTTTTTGCACGCAATTTAACTAATCAGCGACATGCAATGCAACGAAACATTTGAGAAGTTAATTAAATAACTCAATCTCACTCTTGGTTGCAATCTACTTTTCTAGTAAACAGTTGAGcaattttttgtaaattatttttttcttgaatatgtTTTTCTTCAAGGTGAGCTGTTAAGTTTGGCCAATTTGATATGTTTTGTCAAAATCTGCCCTTCACTTAtgtttcatttcttcttttttttgttattttttttttatctcttgttcgtttgtctcttttctttttcattaatgCTTGTGTGGTCCACTCTTAAACGCTAGAcagatgaaaaataatatcagCTAATGTTCATTAATGCTTGTGTGGTCCACTCTTAAATGCTAGAcagatgaaaaataatatcagCTATTGTTCATTTTCGGTTTGACCATtgagataatatatatatatatatatatatatatatatatatatatattagatatatatatatatgtatgtaattaATACTACATAATAAAAATGcttcatcacttttttcttcttattttttcatacttttttgttcattaactgttggtttaaaaataaatcaagggCTGAAGTCGTTCTTCATTCATTGCATCTAAGTGTCTATCACCTaccaatttcttatttttatctcAGATCTTGGAAAAGTTGTGATGATGGGCTGTTCAACATAATAGTCAAATTAAGATGGTCAAATTGTATTAATGAAAAGCATATCACTGTGAAAAAGATTTACTGAAGTTCTAGAAAATTCGCTCCTAGCCATTACGAAATTTGAAGTCATTGAGGGGATCTGGTAAGAGGCAATGTTCATCCTTCAACAAGAAATATGTATGCTCAGAATCGCAGGTTAAAGTGAATGAACCCTACAATCGTCTTAGCCCCATAGCCATAAAGGAAAACCAAAGAAGGGGAGACATTCAGAAACTTATGGATCATAGGCATATTCTAAGGAATATCCTTAAAACAAtgagatcgagagagagagagaataatgatagattttactgaaaaacATAGACAACAATGGTTGTGTCATGTGCAGACAGTTATAGCAATgaggaaaccaaaaaaagaaaaacataaaatgaaaatacTAGGGGATGGGATATATTTTCTTATTGCAAGGTGTTCCATTTATGTCCAATAATAGAGAAGTAAGACCCTACAATTTCAAATAGCTGCAATTAAATGTATGTACGTAAATgtgtatgatatatatatggtttAAGGGATAATCATAATTGaaggcaatatatatatatatatatatatatatatatatatatatatatatatacttaattgtttatttatttatgtataatcTTGGAACAAGTCAAAACTAGGTTGAGTTATAATGAAGCAGTTCCAGGAATAAATAAAGATATTAACTTATAAATAAGCAACTATAAAAGTAAATGAAGTGGGGTCGGGGAGAAGAGAACGAAAGTTAATTAAAGAAAGTTTGAGGAAACCAAAGagacattttcaacttttttaataATTCCCTCCATTGGCTTAGTTGTAGACTGCACAAGAAGTCAAAGGAAGGTGATGACGGAATAAGAGCTCTTCCTTTTCAGACTTAAACCTCGTGACGGAATCAGAGCTCTTCCTTTTCAGACTTAAACCTCGTGAGTGTTCTACCCAACTGGTTTGACATGTAGTCTATATATATGCAGTTATATTTAACGGACATCTTTATAATATGAAGTTATATCTACGTGTGTATAGACAATAGAGACCTATTAAATCAGGATTGTCTCTATCTGAGGACTATAATAAGTATTTAAGACACAATAATTGAACTGTATGTCATATGTATTTTCTAATAGGCAAGTTGTAATCTGatcatatataaatacatatatgttGCATGGGTATAGAGAGAGCTACTACATCAGCCATCTTAAAATGGGGTGTTATGTAAACTGTGCTGGAATGTATAGATTTGCAGGCACACTGAATTGAGTAGAttctatatttttcaaatataaaaatatttatccaCAAGTGACACATGTACTTTTTAtactttcattttatatatatatatatatgctgtcATCGAaacattcaataaaaaaatgaacagctttAAGAGCtgtatctttttatttttattttttttaaccttcTCCCTTGCCAATCCCCTTCCTTCCTGCTACCCTACCGACAAGGGCCCCGCTGGTGTCAAGGTCGCTGGCGAGGGCCCTATCGGCAGGATAgcagaggagaaagagaggggcaCAATGGGAAAGGTTTCTCCCATAATTTTCCTAAACCCCCTTCCCACTGTATGGCTGAAGAATAGATTCGGTTTCCGATTGAAactgattttttattaaattactTTCAAGATTTGAGCGCTTTTTTTTCCGACTGATTTTGGGGAAAATGTCACCGGCGGTCTGTGTTCGACCATCGTCGCCGTCCCTCTCTATTGCTCTCGCTCGCCACTATTGTTCACGGGTCGCCGTAAGAAATCGGAGCCTCTATCCACCAGTGCACCAACCCCATTTCGCTTTCCCCTTTCATGCCCATTATTCGATGTCCCTTTGGTTGGCACTAATTTCACTTGGTTCAATAATCGGTCGTCTTCGCTGTTTTGTAGGTTGGATCAGACTTTTCTTGTCCACGGATCTGTTATCGTTCTTCCCCCTCCAGGCATCATGTTTTATCATGTGGCCCTTTTGGCTGACTTGTCTCACCATCACCCCATTCGCCTCCTCCTCACTTCTGTTTTGAGTTTTGGTGGTTCAGTGACCAGAGTTTTTTCTTGGTAGTCCTCGCTCGTGGAGCAGTTCTGTTCTTGGTTGATGGGTTGCTTTTGGGCTCTCTGGTAAGCTTCATCTCGTTAGTCATTAAATCAGACAATCCTTTGGAAAGCCTCTTTCtggagaaataaattttctgcCATCGCCGCTTGGGATAGAGGGTTTTCCCAGCTCCAttcctcctcttctctttctcagtCGGAGGCCACGTGCCTTTTGTCTCTTCGTAACCTTGTCCGTCAGTAGCGTATTACGGACTCCATCCGTTGGTAACAGCGTTATAGGATCTCTCGGCCCTCTTGAGGAGATCAAAAAGTGCTAGATTTTTTCATCGTTCTGCCTCTCAGAACAAGCGGCACTCCcactttccttccttccttgtTGGGGACCAGGTTGTGACATGTGAAGACATCTTCCGTACCTTATCCTGCCATTTCTGCTCTCTTTATCAGCATATCCCTTCGTTCTCTACATCCATCCACCACCTCCCACTTCCTTCCATCCCTTGCATCTGCTCTAGTCCCAGAGCGATCTTTCCAGCAAGAAGTGATTATGTCTGTGGCGTGGGCCGTTAAAGTAGGTAAGTCTCTTGGAACTGATGGGTTTCTCCTTGAAATTTTCAGGACATTTTGGAATGCTTGCTAGTATACATTTTTCACTTCATGACAGCTTTATCTTCTAACTCGATTCTCTTAGGAGAATTTACTCGATTTTCTTAGGAGAATTTAATCGAGTCGTCTGCGTCCTTATCCCCAAAACATATCAACCCTATGAGACGATAGATTTTCGGCCTATCTCCATCCTCAACACCCCCTTATCCCCAAAACATATCAACCCTCTTAGACATAGATTTTCGGCCTATTTCCATCCTCAACACCCCCTATAAGATCATCTCCTAGCTTCTTGTCTCCTGCCTTAGTCCCCTTATCCCTCCTTAACCAGTCCATTTCCTACTTAGTGATATGGGGCTTGACCCTAACTTCCATGGTTGGATCCATGGTCTTGTCACCAGTGCCCAGATTGCCTTTTCTTTCAGTGGGTGTCTTGGTGAATTCTTTCCCCTTACGTGTGGCTTGTGTCAGGGTTGTCtgctctctccccttctcttcgACCTTGTAGTAGAGGCCTTCCCCTCATTCTTTCACTCCGCAATTCAGTTAGGCTTTCTTTAAGATCTCCCCTTTCCTAATCTTTTGTACTTTTCTATCCTCCAGTATGCTgattatttgatcatttttatgGTTGCTTCTCGACAGCATATTGCTAGGACGTGGTTCATGCTCAAGGTCTTTGAGTTTGCTTCTAGGCTTTCCATCAACACTGCCAAGTGTCAACTTTCTATCCTTCTTACTAATCCAGACACCACTCTTTTTGCTGAGGCTCGTTTTGGTTGAAAGTCTTCTAGCGTTCTATTTGACTATCTTGGTCTTCTCATCTCACCCTCTCACCCCCTGCCCTTTTCTTGGGATTCCACTGAGCAGCACATGCTGGCACACCGTCCAGGTTGGTAGTGCAAGTTATTTTCACTTTCTGGTAGAATCACTTTGGCTAGGCACTGCGTGGCTCCCATGCATGCTCTTGCCTTTATATGCCTCTTGCTCCTGTTTTTTGCAGGCTCGACCATATTCTTTGCCAGTTTCTTTGGGGCAGAGACCATCCATTGAATTGTCTTGTCTGTTGGAATGTGGTTACCCACCTTCGACATCTCGGGGGT containing:
- the LOC116263879 gene encoding anthocyanidin 3-O-glucosyltransferase 2-like, whose amino-acid sequence is MKPRKVVLFPTPVAGHIVAMIELAKQILRHSCSTLSITILQISAPSASPLNSAAASTHAQAVAASGLDIDFVELPPTPSDDAPEGGGLIPTLQYIESQKSSLSKALGSISAAATVCAIVVDVLCLGVSDVPAEIGIPTYVLYTSGAAMLAFLLYLPELHRKHACDFRDLKEILESPGRCPFPASAIPALMREKNNPTHQWFLRASELFSRVDGVLVNTFRELQPRAIKALKDGLCKPGLRTPRDFPIGPLLGLGPATESPDHECIKWLDRQPLASVVFLCFGSMGAFPAEQIAEIARGLEGSGQRFMWSMRIRPKGASQFSEPKDVDPSEVLPEGFLRRTKEKGLVWPKWAPQVAILSHPAVGGFVSHCGWNSTLESVWFGVPMIAWPLYAEQGMNAFELVNDLGLSLGLKKEEEGGELVKGEELEKAVRSLMEGEEGKKVREKMKEAKNMARKAVEEGGSSYSALASLVQGWTNGH